AGCAGACCTGCGACTACTAGCAGATAACCTAAAACAGCTAGTTGGAAATCGCCACCCCATTTTGTTTGCAGCCGCCGAACATTTATTCGGAGCCGGGGGAAAGCGTATCAGACCAGCAATTGTCCTGCTAATATCGCGGGCAACAATGTTAGAGCAAGACATTACACCGCGTCATCGCCGCCTTGCTGAGATTACAGAAATGATTCACACAGCAAGCTTGGTACATGACGATGTGGTAGATGAATCAGACGTGCGGCGAGGCGTTCCTACCGTTCATAGTTTGTTCGGTAATCGCATTGCCATATTAGCAGGAGATTTTCTTTTTGCCCAATCATCCTGGTATTTAGCAAACTTGGACAATTTGGAGGTGGTAAAACTCCTCTCAGAAGTCATTATGGATTTGGCTACTGGGGAGATCCAGCAGGGACTAAATCGTTTTGATGCTGGTATCTCGATTGAAACTTACATTGAGAAGAGTTATTACAAGACAGCTTCGTTAATCGCCAACAGTTCAAAAGCTGCTGGGTTACTCAGTGAGGTTTCGCGGGAAACTGTTGAGCATTTGTATAGCTACGGTCGTCATTTTGGTATAGCATTTCAAATTGTTGACGACATTTTAGATTTCACTAGCACAACAGACACCTTGGGTAAACCTGTGGGGTCGGATCTGAAAAGTGGTAATCTGACTGCACCAGTTTTATTTGCTTTAGCAGAAAAACCATCCTTGGAAGCGCTGATCGATCGAGAGTTTGCTCAAGAAGGGGATTTAGAACAAGCACTAGCACTAATTCAAGATAGTCAAGGCATACAGCAAGCACGGGAGTTAGCTGCTCAACACGCGAAATTAGCAATTGAGCATCTTGCAGTTCTTCCACCCTCAGAATCTCACCAGGCATTGATTAACATCGCTGAGTACACACTGAGCCGTCTCTATTAAATTAGTTATTAGTTATTAGGTACAAAATAGGGTTTTAGATGCCAATCTGAACCTACCAGATGTACTTAGGTGGGGGAATTTGGCTCAATGGTCAGCTAAAATTTGAAAAATGTTCACTGATAACTATTTGTTAATCAATTTTAGATTAAGTGGAAAATTAAGCCGATCGCTTGGTCTTTTAAAGAACAAAAAGGGTAGTGACGGGCATTAATTTCTTTTCATCAAAAACTTTTTTAAAAGAATTTGAGATTTAAAATTTGGGATGTGGGATTGTATCTAAAAAATCCCACATCCCAAATTTTTCTATGCAATATCAGGGGGTATCTGTTTAGGCGATCGCAGATGTCGTAACTCTTTCTGCATACGTTTCTCTAGATCGGTTCGCCGAATTTCAACGCTATGAGTGGTCTTACCCGGCGTTTCCAAAAAAACGATACTATCTACGGGTGACAATGCCACCAATTGGAACAAAATATGGGTGACAGGAGTAATTTTAGCTAGCATTTGAGGGTCAAGCCCAGCAGGGGAAATTAGAGAGACATCCTGTATGGTAGGGAAAGCGTAAATAACTCGCTTTTCCAATCCTGGATTAGCACGATTGCTCAAAGTAGTTAAAACCCAGCTTTCCTCTGAATTTTGGAGAATATAGTATTGGGAGTGACGTAATTTTTGAGCGATCGCTCTAAGGGCAGGAGCAATTGCTGCAATCAGATTTGGTGTTATACCATCGCGGGGTGCATTGTCAATCAGCAATTGAATTTGTGCTTCTAAATCCATAATTACTTGTATACGGCTCCTGGGTAATGGCAATAACATCTATCAAAGTGTGAACAATCCCAGCCAAGTTGGGAATAATAAAATCAGCCACATCCTCAATATAGGATTGGTCTGCGTTTAGCTTATACGTAAAACCAAAAAAGCCAATACCCACAGTCCTACAGGTTGTATTTAAATACTTAGGGTCTTTTGAAAACTGAGACTATGAATTCAGCCGCAACCGTAACTATTCCATCTGCAAATATTCTGGGAGAAAATTCTAAAGGCGTGGAGGTGATCTTTCAACTCCTGTCCAAGGAGTTTCAACAATCAACCAAAGCTTCGGAACAAAATTGCCACGATGTAGCAACACGTATTACTACCGAAGTATATCGAATTTGCCATGAGAGCAAACGTATCCAAGCTTCTGGAACTGTAGAAAGCTCGGCGATGACCCTGGCTCGGCATCGGCTGCAACAGTGTCTCAGGTACTATCAGTTGGGTTCAAATCGGGGCAGGGTAGAATTACACAGTACTCTAAGTGCAATTATTTATCGATACATTAATCCGCCTCAGAAGCAATTGAGTTATCAAGGGCGACTGACTATAATTGAAGATTTTTTACAAAGTTTTTATCTGGAAGCATTAAACGCTTTCCGGCGAGAAAATCAACTTGGTGCTACTTATCGCCCTCAGACGCTTCTAGAATTGTCCGAGTACATGGCATTTACTGAACGCTACGGCAAACGACGCATTCCTTTACCAGGCCGTCAGCAGCAGCTAATTATCTTGCGGGCGCAAACTTTTTCTCAACAGCAGCCCCCAGAAACCAGCGTAGATATAGAACAAGCCGCAGAAGGCAGCAATAATGAAGGTGATGGTTCTTGGGAAGAACCAGCAGTGCATCAATTACGCTCCACAATGGCAACGCAAGCCGAACCTGAACCCGAAGAAGATACCTTGCGTTCTGTTGTGGTTACAGAATTAATGAATTATCTCGAACAACGGCAACAATCTGACTGTGCTGATTACTTTTCCCTCCGTCTCCAGGATCTCTCAGCCCAGGAAATTGAGTCAATTTTAGGTTTAACCCCTCGTCAGAGAGATTACTTACAGCAGCGCTTCAAGTATCATTTGATTCGGTTTGCTTTATTACATCGTTGGGAATTGGTTCACGAGTGGCTAGAAGCTTCTTTACACACCAATTTGGGCTTAACTCCCCAGCAATGGCAGGTATACACAGCACAGCTAGACAATAAGCAACGGTCTTTATTAGAGTTGAAGCAACAAGGACAAGCTGATGAAAAAATCGCCAAAACTTTAGGGCTGTCAATGGCACAACTTCAAAAACGCTGGTTTAAAATTCTTGAACAAGCTTGGGAAATTCGTAACTCATTAGTGTCCGGATCAGGTGCATCTACTCATGAATAGTGACTCAGAATCCTCACAATACCAGTATCTCGGTTGGTTATTGACAGATGATGTCAAAAATAACGAGCAATCGGTAGAATGTGAGGAAAATGACGGGGTAAAAAAACTCCTCAATGAAGCCACTGCTTCAATAAGCAGTGAGCCAAAATTGGGAGAAACGCCCCAGACCCTTCAATTGGGAGAAATTCCTACTGTGCAAGATCGTTTCCAAGCTGTCATTAAACGTCGGTTACAAATCCAAGTCCAAGATCACCCACCTTTGTTTCCCTGGGAAACACAATTAATCGACTATCCCGATTTTGTGGAAGAGCCGTCGATGACGCTCGTTCCTACCTGGGGGTGGATGGTACAACAGTCGAAATTGAACCTGCCATGTCCCTTACCGGAGAAAGTTTTCCGGCAATTACTGGAACAGTGCCAGGCATTGGTGACATCTTCAGTCCCTCTGGGAGCAAAATTAGTTCAAGTGGTGGAGAACTTTTTTCCCAACGAGCCACAAGCATTAAACGATATCGCAGGATTGGTGCTAAGAAGCACTTATCGCTCTGTAAGTACTCTGGAGACAATACCAAGTATTCAGAGCGATTATTCAGATTTACAACCGCGGCAACAGATGGCTTTGTCGTTGCTAGCCGCTAAACAACTGCTGGAAAATCTGACTCTACCACTTTCAGCAACCAGTCCAGTGGTAGAAAGACAATGGTTAACCACTGTCGGTAATTTGAACATCAGAGTAGAGTACCAGTATGTGGGTAAACTTACGAAGTTACTTGTTCAGGCTGAGTTACCTGTTAAAGGAACTTTGATCCTTCGGGGAAGTGGCACTTTAGCAATGGCAACATCTTCGACTCCGGGATGCTTAAGTGTAGAGTTAGGTTGTGAGCAACTTAACCCAATTTATACTCTGGAAGTTGAATTTCCAGAAATAGACCAACAACCGCTTTTGTTTGTCATTAATCCCACAGTGTGACTTTAACTACTACTGCTAGTACGTAATGCCGAATATCTTAAGGTAACTATTGCCTTGGGGCTTTTTTATTCTCTAAATACTACTAGCAACAGGGTGCTTCCTTATACTTAAGGCTTGGTTAAAGTTAACCAGTGGGTGTAGACTCACCCTCCATCCCATAATTGATTTTTTTCGTGGTTACTCGTCTATCTACCCGGTTACTAACAAAACCTGGGGAACGAGTGAGTTTCTTCTGTTGTGCTGATTTCGCTTTTGTTTTACCAAGCTACCAATTTTTCACAACGAATTTATTCGCTTGTGTTGTTTTTTTATACAAAATTTATGTTTTGACGAACCGCAGAGGCGCAGAGAACGCAGAGTGCTATTGATGAGTGGGGAAATGTAGAAATCCCAGGCTCTGGCGTTGCCAGCCTGGGGTAGTTCATCTTGTAAAAGTAGGCGCTAAACCTAGATAGATGCATGAAGGCAGGATAATAAAGCTTGTTCTAACGGGAATACTTTAAAGTAGGGCGAATAGTTTCGTTCTCAGCATTGTTTCCGTGGGATTTATAGACTCGAAATGCTCAACTTATCCTGGATGAATCGGTTTTGGCGTGTCCCTGTAGGTAATTTCTGGCGGCAAAATTTGCAGCGATCGCCTTTAATAGAAGTGGAAGATTCGATTTACTTGCGATCGCTGGTGCTAGCGTTGGTTATTTTGGGAATTGTGGCGACGGATATCGCCGCCGAAACTTCATTCAGTTTTTGGGCGTTACCCCTGAGTTTAGTTGGTGCGATTTGGAGTCACTATCGTCGCCGTGATGCCAATGTTGCAGTTAAATTCTGCATCGCCATTGGTATGTTAATAGCACTCGGTAGTTTCTTTGGGCGGTTAGTGGGAGAGTTGAATGATACGCGGTTGAGTTTGGCGGAGTTATTAATTCAACTCCAGGTGTTGCACAGCTTTGATACACCCCGCCGGAAAGATTTAGGTTATTCGATTGTTATAGGACTAATTTTATTGGGTGTGGCGGCAACGCTCAGTCAAACTTTAGCATTTGCACCTGTACTGCTGTTATTTTTAGCGATCGCTCTACCAACTTTAGTATTAGATTATCGATCGCGCTTGGGTTTGCAGCCATTAAAAACTCAAAAGGAAAAACTTACCACTAAAAATTCTTCAATTCTTAATTTTAAATTTTTAATTCTGACTTTTTTGCTAATTGTCGGTCTAGGACTGGCAATTTTTGCTGTTTTACCCAGATTCCCTGGCTATCAGTTACGGAATTTTCCTGTAAGTTCTCCGATCGAGTTAAAAGGCAAGTTTACTGGTAGTAGCATCATTAATCCCGGTTATGTCCGCCAAGGTAATGGTAATAATCAAGGTAATGGTAGCGGTGGTACAGGACAAAATAAAACAGGTGAACCGGGAAAAATAGATAATAATTTTTATTACGGTTTTAATAGCCAGATTAATCAAAACTTACGCGGCGAGATGAAACCTAAAGTTGTGATGCGGGTGCGATCGCAAGCTGAGGGTTTTTGGCGAGTATTAGGATTCGATCGCTATACAGGTAAGGGATGGGAAGTCTCTCGGAATGAAAATGTGATGACCATGAGGCGAGCGCCTTGGTCTTACCAAATTTTCCTGAATCCCCCTGTGATGACTGGTAAAACCCAAGAGATAGTCCAAACTTATACAGTGGCGGCGGATTTGCCTAACTTAATTCCGGCGATGGCTTATCCCAAAGAAATTTACTTTCCGACACCACTGATTGCAGTTGATACAGAAAATGGATTGCGATCGCCTGTGGAATTATCACAAGGTCTCACCTACACAGTAATTTCTGAAGTACCATACCGCGATCGCACTTTGTTAGGTCAAGCTTCTAATAATTATCCGCAACAAATTAAGAAGCATTATTTGCAAATCCCTCCTGAAATTGCCGAAAAAGTCCGACAACGTACCGAAGAAATTCTTGCTAACTACCATCGGGAAGGGGTATCAAAGTCTTCTAAAAGCCTAGATTCAACTTATGAACAGACTCTTTATCTAGCTCAATACCTGAAGCAACACTACTCTCTTCCGCAAAATCCCTTAGATTTGCCCTATTTGGGAGAAAAAGATGACTTAGTAGAATCTTTTTTATTCAAATATAAAGGCGGTTATCCAGACCACTTTTCAACAGTTCTCACAGTAATGCTACGTTCCATTGGTATCCCAGCGCGGTTAGTAGCAGGGTTTAGTCCAGGAGAATTTAATCCATTTACAGGGCTATATGTTGTCCGTAATACTGACGCTTATGCGATGACGGAAGTATATTTTCCGAAATATGGCTGGTTTGCCTTTGACCCGATTCCCAATCATCCCCTTATTCCTCCATCAGTGGAAGATACTCAGACTTTTAGTGTGTTGCGCCAGTTATGGCACTGGGTTGCTGGATGGCTACCATCTCCGGTGACAGGTTTGTTGAATAATGTATTTGAGACAATATTTAGATGGGTGATTAGAGCGATCGCTTGGTTTTTAGCTTTATTCTCTCAAGGTTGGTTTGGTGTATTAACTGGCTTAATTTTGACTACTACAGCAGCTTTCTTTGGTTGGCTGGGTTGGGGTCAGTGGCGAGAGTGGCGTAACCGTCGATGGTTAAAGAAATTGCCAGCAATGGAAAGCCTCTATCAACAAATGCTGCAATGGACAACCCAAAAAGGTCTAGGTAAGCATCCAGCCCAAACACCTTTAGAGTATGCCAGAGGATCGTACCAGCATCATGCCCCAGCAACTGCTGAGGTCATAGATGAAATTTGTCAAGCCTATGTCGGCTGGCGTTATGGTGGTCATACTCCTAACTTGAAGCGACTGCGAGAAAGATGGCAAGGTATCAAAAAGACTGCTAAGTAATTTAAATCCTAGCAGAGCGCAAAATTTTCAGGTTATCTCTTCTAAGAGAATATCCACTTATTTAGACAGACCTAATTAGACAAATAATTTAGATGCCAAAGAAGAAGTTTGAAGATATTCCCTTTCCTCCTTTAGTCAGCATGGATACGGATACTCCAGTTTCTGTAGACCAAGTTTCAAACATTTTGAGGGAGCGACAAAAGGGAGCTAGTATCTGCATTCGTAGTACAGAGGGACACACTAATCGAGGCGGGTACTTCTTTCATGTCCTGCCAACAGACAGCGATTTAAGCAAATGCGAGTTATACAACTTTGAGAAAACGTTAGTTGCTATATTACCTGTAGAACAGATAACCCTCTTCATGAATCATTGTTCAGGCTTGGAGTTCAACGAGTGGGTATTTCAATTCTGTCAATCAGTTGTTAATTTCCGGCTTGACCCAGCTGAACCTGAATCAGCTGAACTTGATCCTACGGAGTTTGATTCGCTTAAATAAGCCGCTTTGGTTTTTTTCCTGTTCGCTTCAATGTCAATTTTCCTTTTTTATACTCAAATTCTCTCCAAGCATATTTATCTGTAAGTAAGTAAACTTTGCTGACTGTTAGCTGGCTGAGAACTAAATTTTGTTTTTTCTGTGTTGAAACAGCAGAGCTTAATAAGAAGCAAACCTCACCTGACTGCCAACCAACTCGCTGATTCTCGTAAAAGACAGCAACAACCTCAGTAGATCCAGAAAGTCCAGGTAAAAATAAATGAGACAAAGTATCTAAACCTGCTTTGATCACTCCATTTTTAAAGGCAAGATAGTCTGCAATAGTGCGGTGAACTAGATCCGACTTAGGTGGTTCATATTTAAAGCCCTCTTGCCATATCCGTAGAAGCTTACCATAATTGCCCTCCTCCTCGTTATATGTGCTGTTTTTGCAATT
This genomic interval from Nostoc sp. KVJ3 contains the following:
- the hetZ gene encoding heterocyst differentiation protein HetZ, with protein sequence MNSAATVTIPSANILGENSKGVEVIFQLLSKEFQQSTKASEQNCHDVATRITTEVYRICHESKRIQASGTVESSAMTLARHRLQQCLRYYQLGSNRGRVELHSTLSAIIYRYINPPQKQLSYQGRLTIIEDFLQSFYLEALNAFRRENQLGATYRPQTLLELSEYMAFTERYGKRRIPLPGRQQQLIILRAQTFSQQQPPETSVDIEQAAEGSNNEGDGSWEEPAVHQLRSTMATQAEPEPEEDTLRSVVVTELMNYLEQRQQSDCADYFSLRLQDLSAQEIESILGLTPRQRDYLQQRFKYHLIRFALLHRWELVHEWLEASLHTNLGLTPQQWQVYTAQLDNKQRSLLELKQQGQADEKIAKTLGLSMAQLQKRWFKILEQAWEIRNSLVSGSGASTHE
- the sds gene encoding solanesyl diphosphate synthase; the protein is MTPATSLFTPVEADLRLLADNLKQLVGNRHPILFAAAEHLFGAGGKRIRPAIVLLISRATMLEQDITPRHRRLAEITEMIHTASLVHDDVVDESDVRRGVPTVHSLFGNRIAILAGDFLFAQSSWYLANLDNLEVVKLLSEVIMDLATGEIQQGLNRFDAGISIETYIEKSYYKTASLIANSSKAAGLLSEVSRETVEHLYSYGRHFGIAFQIVDDILDFTSTTDTLGKPVGSDLKSGNLTAPVLFALAEKPSLEALIDREFAQEGDLEQALALIQDSQGIQQARELAAQHAKLAIEHLAVLPPSESHQALINIAEYTLSRLY
- a CDS encoding PatU encodes the protein MNSDSESSQYQYLGWLLTDDVKNNEQSVECEENDGVKKLLNEATASISSEPKLGETPQTLQLGEIPTVQDRFQAVIKRRLQIQVQDHPPLFPWETQLIDYPDFVEEPSMTLVPTWGWMVQQSKLNLPCPLPEKVFRQLLEQCQALVTSSVPLGAKLVQVVENFFPNEPQALNDIAGLVLRSTYRSVSTLETIPSIQSDYSDLQPRQQMALSLLAAKQLLENLTLPLSATSPVVERQWLTTVGNLNIRVEYQYVGKLTKLLVQAELPVKGTLILRGSGTLAMATSSTPGCLSVELGCEQLNPIYTLEVEFPEIDQQPLLFVINPTV
- a CDS encoding DUF3488 and DUF4129 domain-containing transglutaminase family protein; translated protein: MLNLSWMNRFWRVPVGNFWRQNLQRSPLIEVEDSIYLRSLVLALVILGIVATDIAAETSFSFWALPLSLVGAIWSHYRRRDANVAVKFCIAIGMLIALGSFFGRLVGELNDTRLSLAELLIQLQVLHSFDTPRRKDLGYSIVIGLILLGVAATLSQTLAFAPVLLLFLAIALPTLVLDYRSRLGLQPLKTQKEKLTTKNSSILNFKFLILTFLLIVGLGLAIFAVLPRFPGYQLRNFPVSSPIELKGKFTGSSIINPGYVRQGNGNNQGNGSGGTGQNKTGEPGKIDNNFYYGFNSQINQNLRGEMKPKVVMRVRSQAEGFWRVLGFDRYTGKGWEVSRNENVMTMRRAPWSYQIFLNPPVMTGKTQEIVQTYTVAADLPNLIPAMAYPKEIYFPTPLIAVDTENGLRSPVELSQGLTYTVISEVPYRDRTLLGQASNNYPQQIKKHYLQIPPEIAEKVRQRTEEILANYHREGVSKSSKSLDSTYEQTLYLAQYLKQHYSLPQNPLDLPYLGEKDDLVESFLFKYKGGYPDHFSTVLTVMLRSIGIPARLVAGFSPGEFNPFTGLYVVRNTDAYAMTEVYFPKYGWFAFDPIPNHPLIPPSVEDTQTFSVLRQLWHWVAGWLPSPVTGLLNNVFETIFRWVIRAIAWFLALFSQGWFGVLTGLILTTTAAFFGWLGWGQWREWRNRRWLKKLPAMESLYQQMLQWTTQKGLGKHPAQTPLEYARGSYQHHAPATAEVIDEICQAYVGWRYGGHTPNLKRLRERWQGIKKTAK